In one Sphingomonas sp. S1-29 genomic region, the following are encoded:
- a CDS encoding esterase-like activity of phytase family protein encodes MRMTWSVLLLLVFVHDYSGPARVQLPGNVRVTATAVDIVPGDPAQKRVGGLTYLGGVHLQETGQGRGGYSALAVAGDRFTLMGDGGNLLSFRLRLPATLDEVRAWALPDGPGKGWQKRDRDSESLAFDRASGTAWVGFEHHNQIWRYSPDLRTATGHAAPRAMRDWPEAGGAETMARLPDGSVVVLSESSRPKGKRGLRNAIRFAGDPVAAPEDGYRFLYRPPAGFSPVDAVQLPDGRLLVLNRAFGLPYGFTAKLTLVDVAAIAPGATVLGREIVTLAPPTLFDNFEGVTALRERDSTVIWVVSDDNQQFPQRTLLLKFRLDA; translated from the coding sequence ATGCGAATGACCTGGTCGGTGCTGCTGCTGCTCGTGTTCGTGCACGATTATTCGGGGCCGGCGCGGGTGCAGCTGCCGGGCAATGTGCGCGTCACCGCCACCGCGGTCGATATCGTACCCGGCGATCCCGCGCAAAAGCGCGTCGGCGGGCTCACCTATCTGGGCGGGGTCCATCTGCAGGAAACCGGGCAGGGGCGCGGCGGCTATTCGGCGCTGGCGGTCGCGGGCGATCGCTTCACGCTGATGGGCGATGGCGGCAATCTATTGTCGTTCCGGCTGCGCCTGCCCGCGACGCTGGACGAGGTTCGCGCCTGGGCGCTGCCCGACGGCCCCGGCAAGGGCTGGCAGAAGCGCGACCGCGACAGCGAATCGCTCGCCTTCGATCGCGCGAGCGGCACCGCCTGGGTGGGGTTCGAGCATCACAACCAGATCTGGCGCTATAGTCCCGACCTTCGCACCGCGACCGGCCATGCCGCACCGCGTGCGATGCGCGACTGGCCCGAGGCCGGCGGCGCCGAGACGATGGCGCGGCTCCCCGATGGCAGCGTCGTCGTCCTGTCCGAAAGCAGCCGCCCCAAGGGCAAGCGGGGGCTTCGCAATGCGATCCGCTTCGCGGGCGATCCGGTGGCGGCGCCCGAGGACGGCTATCGCTTCCTGTACCGGCCGCCCGCGGGTTTCAGCCCGGTCGATGCGGTACAGCTTCCTGACGGCCGGCTGCTGGTGCTCAACCGCGCCTTCGGGCTGCCCTATGGCTTTACCGCGAAGCTCACGCTGGTCGATGTCGCGGCGATCGCGCCCGGCGCTACGGTGCTGGGCCGCGAGATCGTGACGCTCGCACCGCCCACCTTGTTCGACAATTTCGAAGGCGTCACCGCGCTGCGTGAGCGCGATTCGACCGTCATCTGGGTGGTGTCCGACGACAACCAGCAATTCCCGCAGCGGACGCTGCTGCTGAAGTTCCGCCTCGACGCCTGA
- a CDS encoding nucleoside deaminase, whose protein sequence is MRAALDAAAAAGVAGEVPVGAVVVHRGMIVATGANAPRATCDPTAHAEIVAIRAAAAALGRDRLEDCDLWVTLEPCAMCAGAIAHARIARLYYAAPDPKGGAVEHGPRFFGQPTCHHRPEVYPGIGEDEAAALLRAFFAGRR, encoded by the coding sequence ATGCGCGCCGCGCTCGATGCGGCGGCGGCGGCGGGTGTAGCGGGCGAAGTGCCGGTCGGCGCGGTCGTGGTCCATCGGGGCATGATCGTCGCCACCGGTGCCAATGCGCCGCGCGCTACGTGCGACCCCACCGCGCATGCCGAGATCGTCGCGATTCGCGCCGCGGCGGCGGCGCTGGGGCGCGACCGGCTCGAGGATTGCGATCTTTGGGTGACGCTCGAGCCCTGCGCGATGTGCGCGGGGGCGATCGCGCATGCGCGGATCGCCAGGCTCTATTATGCCGCGCCCGACCCCAAGGGCGGCGCGGTCGAGCACGGCCCGCGCTTCTTCGGCCAGCCCACCTGCCACCACCGCCCGGAGGTTTATCCTGGGATCGGCGAAGACGAGGCGGCGGCGCTGCTGCGGGCATTCTTCGCGGGGCGGCGCTGA
- a CDS encoding glycine zipper 2TM domain-containing protein yields the protein MFKKLSIATAAIAMGATSLVAPTVASAAPIAIAAAPTAMTAASFDAGVTDYQRYRDRDRRYYGNRNNNRRQQRCSSTEGTVIGAVAGGLLGNTVAGNGNRLLGTVIGGGAGALAGREIDRSGQPRRCARNR from the coding sequence ATGTTCAAGAAACTCAGCATCGCTACCGCCGCCATTGCCATGGGCGCAACCTCGCTGGTCGCACCGACCGTCGCATCGGCAGCGCCGATCGCGATCGCCGCAGCACCGACCGCGATGACCGCAGCGAGCTTTGATGCCGGCGTGACCGACTATCAGCGCTATCGTGACCGCGACCGCCGCTATTACGGCAACCGCAACAACAACCGTCGCCAGCAGCGGTGCAGCAGCACCGAGGGCACCGTGATCGGTGCGGTCGCAGGCGGCCTGCTCGGCAACACCGTTGCCGGCAATGGCAACCGGTTGCTGGGTACGGTCATCGGTGGCGGCGCAGGCGCCCTAGCCGGTCGCGAAATCGACCGCTCGGGCCAGCCGCGCCGGTGCGCACGCAACCGCTAA
- a CDS encoding DUF4126 domain-containing protein: MLAPFLIGIAAGLRSMTPPAAVALRRHRRFAGPVLAVAALGELAVDKHPRAPDRTDAGAAAGRIVSGALAGAFVRGGRVSVVGGIAGAAGAVVGTQLGHRLRTRLAKRLGKDWPVAVAEDALAIGLVALAQRRA; this comes from the coding sequence ATGCTAGCCCCCTTCCTGATCGGCATCGCCGCCGGCCTCCGCTCGATGACCCCGCCCGCCGCGGTCGCGCTTCGCCGACACCGGCGCTTCGCGGGGCCAGTGCTCGCGGTGGCAGCGCTGGGCGAACTGGCGGTCGACAAGCATCCGCGCGCACCCGATCGCACCGATGCTGGCGCGGCGGCGGGGCGGATCGTCAGCGGCGCGCTGGCGGGCGCGTTCGTGCGCGGCGGCCGGGTGTCGGTCGTCGGCGGGATCGCGGGCGCCGCGGGTGCGGTAGTGGGGACGCAATTGGGGCATCGGCTGCGCACCCGGCTGGCAAAGCGGTTGGGCAAAGACTGGCCGGTGGCGGTCGCCGAAGACGCGCTAGCGATCGGCCTGGTAGCACTGGCCCAGCGGCGGGCCTAA
- the lgt gene encoding prolipoprotein diacylglyceryl transferase — MLSQATGQYIHFEQLGLDPVALDLGFFTLKWYSLAYIGGILLGWWYLLKLLARPGAPMGRQHADDLIFYATLGIILGGRLGYILFYRPDLFLKPLQVLKLWDGGMSFHGGAIGVMIAIIVLARKHGLNWLRVHDYVACAVPFGLFFGRLANFVNGELWGRATDVPWAVVFPRTGMDVPRHPSQLYEAGLEGIALFLVLAFFFWRTQARYQPGKLVGIFLLGYGASRFFVEFFREADEQLMWLQQATGLNMGQYLCMPMILGGAYLIATAKGRRQRVESIAGQESVA, encoded by the coding sequence ATGCTAAGCCAGGCCACCGGCCAGTATATCCATTTCGAGCAGCTGGGGCTCGATCCGGTCGCGCTCGACCTGGGCTTCTTCACGCTGAAATGGTATTCGCTCGCCTATATCGGCGGCATCCTGCTCGGCTGGTGGTATCTGCTCAAGCTGCTCGCGCGGCCCGGCGCGCCGATGGGGCGCCAGCATGCCGACGACCTGATTTTCTACGCGACGCTCGGCATCATCCTGGGCGGACGGCTCGGCTATATCCTGTTCTACCGCCCCGATCTGTTCCTGAAGCCGCTGCAGGTGCTCAAGCTGTGGGACGGCGGCATGTCGTTCCACGGCGGCGCGATCGGGGTGATGATCGCGATCATCGTGCTGGCGCGCAAACATGGGCTCAACTGGCTGCGGGTGCACGACTATGTCGCGTGCGCGGTGCCGTTCGGGCTGTTCTTCGGGCGGCTGGCGAATTTCGTCAACGGCGAGCTGTGGGGCCGCGCGACCGACGTCCCCTGGGCGGTGGTCTTCCCGCGCACCGGGATGGACGTGCCGCGCCACCCCAGCCAGCTCTACGAGGCCGGGCTCGAGGGCATCGCGCTGTTCCTGGTGCTGGCGTTCTTCTTCTGGCGGACGCAGGCGCGCTACCAGCCGGGCAAGCTCGTCGGCATCTTCCTGCTGGGCTATGGCGCGTCGCGCTTCTTCGTCGAGTTCTTCCGCGAGGCCGACGAACAGTTGATGTGGCTGCAACAGGCGACCGGGCTGAACATGGGGCAATATCTGTGCATGCCGATGATCTTGGGCGGCGCATATCTGATCGCGACCGCCAAGGGCCGGCGCCAGCGGGTGGAGAGCATCGCGGGGCAGGAGAGCGTGGCGTGA
- the hemH gene encoding ferrochelatase, protein MNLPPGTLSHAHLPPEHPPVMARKIGVLLMNLGTPDGPDTKSVKRYLAEFLSDRRVVEIPPIAWQPILRGIILNTRPKKSAEAYEQVWSEDGSPLAAVTKAQSVALQGAFGPNVMVDWAMRYGRPAIGDRLQAMKDAGCERILLAPLYPQYCAATTATANDKAFAQLATQRWQPALRTLPPYHDDPTYIAALKASIEEGLAGLDFEPQALIASFHGMPQRTLDLGDPYHCHCRKTARLLGEAMGREMTVAFQSRFGPAKWLTPATDETLEAMPPKGITRVAIFAPGFSADCLETLEELAIRGRESFEEAGGTHFAYLPCLNASEVGVAMLKTLLTRELAGWI, encoded by the coding sequence ATGAACTTGCCCCCCGGTACCTTGTCCCACGCGCATCTGCCCCCCGAGCATCCGCCGGTCATGGCGCGCAAGATCGGCGTGTTGCTGATGAACCTCGGCACCCCCGATGGCCCCGACACCAAATCGGTGAAGCGCTATCTCGCCGAATTTCTCTCCGATCGCCGCGTGGTCGAGATTCCGCCGATCGCGTGGCAGCCGATCCTGCGCGGCATCATCCTCAACACCCGGCCCAAGAAATCGGCCGAGGCGTATGAACAGGTCTGGAGCGAGGACGGCTCGCCGCTCGCCGCGGTCACCAAGGCGCAGTCGGTCGCGCTGCAGGGGGCGTTCGGGCCGAACGTCATGGTCGATTGGGCGATGCGCTATGGCCGCCCGGCGATCGGCGATCGGCTCCAGGCGATGAAGGATGCCGGCTGCGAGCGGATCCTGCTCGCGCCGCTCTACCCACAATATTGCGCCGCGACGACCGCGACGGCCAACGACAAGGCCTTCGCGCAGCTCGCAACGCAGCGCTGGCAACCCGCGCTGCGCACGCTGCCGCCCTATCATGACGACCCGACCTATATCGCCGCGCTCAAGGCTTCGATCGAGGAGGGGCTGGCGGGGCTCGATTTTGAACCGCAGGCGCTGATCGCCAGCTTCCACGGCATGCCGCAGCGGACGCTGGACCTTGGCGATCCTTATCACTGCCACTGCCGCAAGACCGCGCGCCTGTTGGGGGAGGCGATGGGCCGCGAGATGACGGTGGCGTTCCAATCGCGCTTCGGCCCCGCCAAATGGCTCACCCCGGCAACCGACGAGACGCTCGAGGCGATGCCGCCCAAGGGGATCACCCGCGTCGCGATCTTCGCGCCGGGCTTTTCGGCCGATTGCCTCGAGACGCTCGAGGAACTGGCGATCCGCGGCCGCGAGAGCTTCGAGGAAGCCGGCGGCACCCATTTCGCCTATCTCCCCTGCCTTAACGCCAGCGAGGTCGGGGTGGCGATGCTCAAGACATTGCTGACGCGAGAGCTTGCCGGTTGGATATAG
- a CDS encoding GNAT family N-acetyltransferase gives MIDWRDAGPTDAGPTDADALVTLARDSFTETFGHLYRPQDLAAFLAGHTHEGWTAELADPAYAVRIGEADGRAVAYAKLAPPKLPIEPRGPAIELRQFYLLKPWHGQGHADTLMAWVIATARARAASEIFLSVFIDNHRARRFYQRYGFIEAGSYAFMVGDHADEDILMRLPL, from the coding sequence GTGATCGACTGGCGCGATGCCGGCCCCACAGATGCCGGCCCCACAGATGCCGACGCACTGGTGACGCTGGCGCGCGACAGCTTCACCGAGACCTTCGGGCATCTGTATCGCCCGCAGGATCTGGCGGCGTTCCTTGCCGGGCATACGCACGAGGGTTGGACCGCCGAGCTTGCCGACCCGGCCTATGCGGTGCGGATCGGCGAGGCGGACGGGCGCGCCGTTGCCTATGCCAAGCTCGCCCCGCCCAAGCTGCCGATCGAGCCACGCGGGCCGGCGATCGAGCTGCGCCAATTCTATCTGCTCAAGCCCTGGCACGGTCAGGGCCATGCCGACACGCTGATGGCGTGGGTGATCGCCACCGCGCGGGCGCGCGCCGCGAGCGAAATCTTCCTGTCGGTGTTCATCGACAATCACCGCGCACGGCGCTTCTACCAGCGCTACGGCTTTATCGAGGCGGGCAGCTATGCCTTCATGGTGGGCGATCATGCCGACGAGGATATACTGATGCGGTTGCCACTGTGA
- the phbB gene encoding acetoacetyl-CoA reductase, translated as MARVAIVTGGTRGIGEAISLALQEMGMTVAANYGGNDEKARAFTERTGIAAYRWDVGDYDACQEGCAKVAAELGPVDVVVNNAGVTRDGTILKMSKDMWEDVIRINLGGCFNMAKAVFPGMRERKWGRIVNIGSINGQAGQYGQVNYAAAKSGIHGFTKALALEGARAGVTVNAIAPGYIDTDMVAAVPPEVLEKIVAKIPVGRLGQASEIARGVAFLCSEEGGFVTGSTLSINGGQHMY; from the coding sequence ATGGCACGGGTAGCAATCGTCACCGGCGGTACGCGCGGAATCGGCGAGGCGATCAGCCTCGCGCTCCAGGAAATGGGGATGACCGTCGCGGCGAATTATGGCGGCAACGATGAAAAGGCGCGCGCCTTCACCGAGCGTACCGGCATCGCCGCCTATCGCTGGGACGTCGGCGATTACGACGCCTGCCAGGAAGGCTGCGCCAAGGTCGCCGCCGAACTGGGGCCGGTCGACGTGGTGGTCAACAATGCCGGCGTCACCCGCGACGGCACGATCCTGAAAATGTCGAAGGACATGTGGGAAGACGTGATTCGCATTAATCTGGGCGGTTGCTTCAACATGGCCAAGGCGGTGTTCCCCGGCATGCGCGAGCGCAAATGGGGGCGGATCGTCAATATCGGCTCGATCAACGGCCAGGCGGGCCAGTATGGCCAGGTCAACTACGCCGCCGCCAAATCGGGCATCCACGGCTTCACCAAGGCGCTGGCACTGGAAGGCGCGCGCGCCGGGGTGACGGTCAACGCGATCGCACCGGGCTATATCGACACCGACATGGTCGCCGCGGTGCCGCCCGAGGTGCTCGAGAAGATCGTCGCCAAGATCCCTGTCGGCCGGCTGGGCCAGGCGAGCGAGATCGCGCGCGGGGTTGCGTTCCTGTGCTCGGAGGAGGGCGGGTTCGTGACCGGATCGACGCTGAGCATCAATGGCGGGCAGCATATGTACTGA
- a CDS encoding xanthine dehydrogenase family protein molybdopterin-binding subunit encodes MASAARHGGISRRGLLIGGGAGLGLVVAWAVWPRDYVPTLVAGDRETAFGAFLKIGEDGRVIVAVPVTEHGQGVYTVLPQIVADELGADWRTIGVEPAPPGPFYANPLAARELFGDAIDRIPVPAAAQAGHAMRLTLTGGSSAVRHFEPILRQAGAAARVLLCKAAARSWGVDWQACTTAEGFVVHGEQRMRFAELAALAADEELPDAVALRNDDVARLAGTPVARLDSPAKVDGSANFAGDIRLPGMVFASIRQGPLGDTRLVGHDAKAADNLPGVLKIVANEAWVAGIGSDWWAANRAVEAIRPRFETRGGAPSTDSIEAALLAAIDGPGDRIAKAGDVGAAFRGARVFTAEYHAAIGLHAAIEPTTATATFEDGRLRLWLPTLAPMLARAAAARVLGIGEDQVTVIVMQAGGSFGAGLETLAAEQAALLARELARPVQLSWSRVEDIGRDRPRPAAIARMAGRLDRDGRLSGWLAKIGTPAIGTEMANRLLSRDAATAWSLALPGRGDAVAVSGAVPPYAIPNHAIDHHSADLGFPCGHLRGGIDALSCFFTESFIDELAQVAQTDASYFRIQMLGQNLRLAACLNTVASLGGWQGGVAGSGQGIACHQFRGSSIAVLAEARLEAGQVRVDRLVAAVDCGRIVNPDIVLQQIEGGLVFGMAQAIGASTGLKAGVADARRLADLRLPMLADMPEITVELIRSQADPGGVGEIAIPPVAPAIANAIVAASGIRLRRLPLDPSRP; translated from the coding sequence ATGGCATCGGCGGCGCGACATGGGGGGATCAGCAGGCGCGGGCTGTTGATCGGCGGGGGCGCTGGGCTGGGGCTCGTCGTCGCCTGGGCGGTGTGGCCGCGCGACTATGTGCCCACCCTGGTGGCGGGTGACCGCGAAACCGCGTTCGGCGCGTTCCTCAAGATCGGCGAGGATGGCCGCGTGATCGTCGCGGTGCCGGTCACCGAGCACGGTCAGGGCGTCTACACCGTGCTGCCGCAGATCGTCGCCGACGAACTCGGCGCCGACTGGCGGACGATCGGCGTCGAGCCCGCGCCGCCTGGCCCCTTCTACGCCAACCCGCTCGCCGCGCGCGAATTGTTCGGCGACGCGATCGACCGCATTCCCGTTCCCGCCGCCGCGCAGGCTGGCCACGCGATGCGGCTGACGCTCACCGGCGGATCGAGCGCGGTGCGCCATTTCGAACCGATTCTTCGCCAGGCGGGCGCGGCGGCGCGGGTGTTGTTGTGCAAGGCGGCGGCGCGCAGCTGGGGCGTCGATTGGCAGGCCTGCACCACCGCCGAAGGCTTCGTCGTCCATGGCGAACAGCGGATGCGCTTCGCCGAGCTCGCTGCGCTGGCCGCCGACGAAGAACTCCCCGACGCGGTCGCGCTGCGCAACGACGATGTCGCGCGGCTGGCGGGCACCCCGGTCGCGCGGCTCGATTCGCCCGCCAAGGTCGATGGATCGGCCAATTTCGCGGGCGACATCCGCTTGCCCGGCATGGTCTTCGCCTCGATCCGCCAGGGGCCGCTCGGCGATACCCGGCTTGTCGGGCATGACGCCAAGGCCGCCGATAATCTGCCCGGCGTGCTCAAGATCGTCGCCAACGAAGCCTGGGTCGCTGGCATCGGCAGCGACTGGTGGGCGGCCAATCGCGCGGTCGAGGCGATCCGCCCGCGCTTCGAAACCCGCGGCGGCGCGCCTTCGACCGACAGTATCGAGGCGGCGTTGCTCGCCGCGATCGACGGGCCGGGCGACCGGATCGCCAAGGCGGGCGATGTCGGCGCGGCGTTCCGCGGCGCGCGCGTCTTTACCGCCGAATATCACGCCGCGATCGGGCTCCACGCCGCGATCGAGCCGACCACCGCCACCGCGACTTTCGAGGATGGCCGGCTGCGGCTCTGGCTGCCGACGCTCGCGCCGATGCTCGCGCGCGCCGCCGCCGCGCGGGTGCTCGGTATCGGCGAGGACCAGGTGACGGTGATCGTGATGCAGGCGGGGGGATCGTTCGGCGCGGGGCTCGAGACGCTCGCCGCCGAACAGGCCGCATTGCTTGCGCGCGAACTGGCGCGCCCGGTCCAGCTCAGCTGGTCGCGCGTCGAGGATATCGGCCGCGACCGCCCGCGCCCCGCCGCGATCGCGCGGATGGCGGGGCGGCTCGACCGCGACGGGCGGCTGAGCGGCTGGCTTGCCAAGATCGGCACCCCCGCGATCGGCACCGAAATGGCAAACCGTCTATTGTCGCGCGACGCCGCCACCGCCTGGTCGCTCGCCCTGCCCGGCCGCGGCGATGCGGTGGCGGTGTCGGGCGCGGTGCCGCCCTATGCGATCCCCAATCACGCGATCGATCACCACTCCGCCGATCTCGGCTTTCCCTGTGGCCATCTGCGCGGCGGGATCGATGCGCTGTCGTGTTTCTTCACCGAAAGCTTCATCGACGAGCTCGCGCAGGTCGCGCAGACCGATGCGAGCTATTTCCGAATCCAGATGCTCGGCCAGAATCTGCGGCTCGCCGCCTGCCTCAACACCGTCGCCTCGCTCGGCGGCTGGCAGGGCGGGGTCGCGGGCAGCGGGCAGGGGATCGCCTGCCACCAGTTTCGCGGCAGCAGCATCGCGGTGCTCGCCGAGGCACGGCTCGAAGCTGGGCAGGTCCGCGTCGATCGCCTCGTCGCCGCGGTCGATTGCGGGCGGATCGTGAATCCCGATATCGTGCTGCAACAGATCGAAGGCGGGCTGGTATTCGGCATGGCGCAGGCGATCGGCGCCTCGACCGGGCTAAAGGCAGGGGTTGCGGATGCGCGCCGGCTTGCCGATCTGCGGTTGCCAATGCTGGCCGACATGCCCGAAATCACCGTCGAGCTGATCCGCAGCCAGGCCGATCCCGGTGGGGTCGGCGAAATCGCTATTCCCCCGGTCGCTCCGGCGATCGCCAACGCCATCGTTGCGGCATCGGGCATCCGCCTGCGCCGCCTGCCACTGGACCCGTCACGCCCATGA
- a CDS encoding OmpA family protein: protein MRIASKFMLTAAIASLGITSACVTDPVTGERSISKAAIGGIGGVVGGYLLGDLVGGRRDRTEKILGAGIGGLAGAGIGAYMDRQERDLRASTAGTDIDVIRQGDDLILQMPSGITFAYDSATVQPQYRGTLDRVADVLARYEQTYVDVYGHTDSTGSDSYNQGLSERRAVSVADYLAQRGVASARMATRGYGESQPIASNETEEGRAENRRVEVKLVPITDNDVR, encoded by the coding sequence ATGCGTATTGCGTCCAAATTCATGCTTACCGCCGCCATCGCCTCGCTGGGGATCACCAGCGCCTGCGTCACCGATCCCGTGACCGGCGAGCGCAGCATTTCGAAGGCCGCGATCGGCGGCATCGGCGGCGTCGTCGGCGGCTATCTGCTGGGCGATCTGGTCGGCGGTCGCCGCGACCGTACCGAAAAGATCCTGGGCGCGGGCATCGGCGGCCTCGCGGGCGCGGGCATCGGCGCGTATATGGATCGCCAGGAGCGCGACCTGCGCGCCAGCACCGCGGGCACCGACATCGACGTCATCCGCCAGGGCGACGATTTGATCCTGCAGATGCCCTCGGGGATCACCTTCGCCTACGACAGCGCGACGGTGCAGCCGCAATATCGCGGCACGCTCGATCGCGTCGCCGACGTTCTCGCACGCTACGAGCAGACCTATGTCGATGTGTACGGCCACACCGATTCGACCGGGTCGGACAGCTACAACCAGGGCCTGTCCGAGCGCCGCGCGGTATCGGTTGCCGATTATCTGGCGCAGCGCGGCGTGGCATCGGCGCGGATGGCGACCCGGGGCTATGGCGAATCGCAGCCGATCGCGTCGAACGAGACCGAGGAAGGCCGCGCCGAGAACCGCCGCGTCGAAGTGAAGCTGGTGCCGATCACCGACAACGACGTCCGCTAA
- the rpmB gene encoding 50S ribosomal protein L28: MSRICELTGKGRQVGHNVSHANNKTKRTFLPNLQNVTLMSDALGTSVRLRVSTHGLRSVEHVGGLDNWLAKTSETDLSLRARRLKREVAKKLDGAKAA; this comes from the coding sequence ATGTCGCGCATTTGCGAGCTGACCGGCAAGGGCCGGCAGGTGGGCCACAACGTATCCCACGCCAATAACAAGACCAAGCGCACGTTTCTGCCGAATCTGCAGAACGTCACGCTGATGTCGGACGCGCTGGGCACCAGCGTTCGCCTGCGCGTTTCGACGCACGGGCTTCGCTCGGTCGAGCATGTCGGCGGGCTGGACAACTGGCTGGCCAAGACCAGCGAGACCGACCTGTCGCTTCGCGCCCGTCGCCTCAAGCGCGAAGTCGCCAAGAAGCTCGACGGCGCCAAGGCCGCTTGA
- the pgeF gene encoding peptidoglycan editing factor PgeF, with product MSEVEVIRAAALDGVRHGFLGRRGGFSGGIHAGLNVGLGSADDATTVAENRALASAAVAPGARLLTLYQVHSADAVTVLQPFDEKFRPHADALVTDRPDLALGILTADCAPVLLADPAAGVIGAAHAGWKGALGGVTDTTIAAMEAIGAKRERIVAAIGPCIARASYEVDDGFRDRFLAGDRENERFFADARPGHARFDLEGYVAHRLAAAGIARIEAMGLDTYADPQRFFSYRRATHAGEPDYGRQIAIIALG from the coding sequence GTGAGCGAGGTCGAAGTCATCCGCGCCGCCGCGCTCGACGGGGTGCGCCACGGCTTTCTGGGGCGGCGCGGCGGGTTTTCGGGCGGAATCCATGCCGGGCTCAACGTCGGGCTGGGATCGGCCGACGATGCCACGACGGTCGCCGAGAATCGCGCGCTGGCGAGCGCAGCGGTCGCGCCGGGGGCGCGGCTGCTGACGCTGTACCAGGTCCATTCGGCCGATGCGGTGACGGTGCTCCAGCCGTTCGACGAGAAGTTTCGCCCGCACGCCGATGCGCTGGTGACCGATCGGCCCGACCTCGCGCTCGGCATCCTGACCGCCGATTGCGCGCCGGTGCTGCTGGCCGATCCTGCCGCCGGCGTCATCGGCGCGGCGCATGCCGGGTGGAAGGGCGCGCTCGGCGGCGTCACCGACACGACGATCGCGGCGATGGAAGCGATCGGCGCCAAGCGCGAGCGGATCGTCGCGGCGATCGGCCCGTGCATCGCGCGCGCGAGCTACGAGGTCGATGACGGCTTCCGCGACCGGTTCCTGGCCGGCGACCGCGAGAATGAGCGCTTCTTCGCCGATGCCCGGCCCGGCCATGCGCGCTTCGACCTCGAAGGCTATGTCGCGCACCGGCTGGCCGCCGCAGGGATCGCGCGGATCGAGGCGATGGGGCTCGACACCTATGCCGATCCGCAGCGCTTCTTCAGCTATCGCCGCGCGACGCATGCCGGCGAGCCCGATTATGGCCGCCAGATTGCGATCATCGCGCTGGGCTGA
- a CDS encoding class I SAM-dependent methyltransferase, producing the protein MTEGPLPERIARAITLAGPIALSQFMGAANAHYYATRDPLGARGDFTTAPEVSQMFGELIGLALTDLWHRAGQSDAARYVEFGPGRGTLAADALRAMATVGLAPPVHFIETSPVLRAAQAKAVPDAEWHVDLVGVPDDGPLLVVANEFFDALPIRQLVKTPMGWRERLVACQDTLFLPIVGDHGFDAVIPPQFRDAEPGAILETSPASVAVMRALAKRIVAQGGAAIVIDYGYVGPAIGDTLQAVRGHAFANPFEDPGEQDLTAHVDFGTLAEAAAAEEAVIHGPVGQGAFLEALGIGPRAAALARAQPERAQAVAVDRERLTGAEAMGKLFKVMAITAPGWPVPEGFA; encoded by the coding sequence GTGACCGAAGGCCCGCTTCCCGAACGCATCGCGCGGGCGATCACGCTCGCGGGGCCGATCGCGCTGTCGCAGTTCATGGGCGCGGCCAACGCGCATTATTATGCGACGCGCGATCCGCTGGGCGCGCGCGGCGATTTCACCACCGCGCCCGAAGTCAGCCAGATGTTCGGCGAGCTGATCGGCCTGGCGCTCACCGACCTGTGGCACCGCGCCGGCCAGTCCGATGCCGCGCGCTATGTCGAGTTCGGCCCCGGTCGCGGCACGCTCGCCGCCGATGCGCTGCGGGCGATGGCGACGGTTGGCCTCGCGCCGCCGGTACATTTCATCGAGACCAGCCCGGTGCTGCGCGCGGCGCAGGCAAAGGCGGTGCCCGATGCCGAATGGCATGTCGATCTGGTCGGGGTGCCCGACGACGGCCCGTTGCTGGTGGTCGCCAACGAGTTTTTCGACGCGCTGCCGATCCGGCAATTGGTCAAGACGCCGATGGGCTGGCGCGAGCGGCTGGTCGCCTGCCAGGACACGCTGTTCCTGCCGATCGTCGGCGATCACGGCTTCGACGCGGTGATCCCGCCGCAGTTTCGCGACGCCGAACCCGGTGCGATCCTCGAAACCTCGCCCGCCAGCGTCGCAGTGATGCGCGCGCTCGCCAAACGCATCGTCGCGCAGGGCGGCGCGGCGATCGTGATCGACTATGGCTATGTCGGCCCCGCGATCGGCGACACGCTGCAGGCGGTGCGCGGCCATGCCTTTGCCAATCCGTTCGAGGATCCGGGCGAGCAGGACCTGACCGCGCATGTCGATTTCGGCACACTCGCCGAAGCCGCCGCCGCCGAGGAAGCGGTGATCCACGGCCCCGTGGGCCAGGGCGCGTTCCTCGAGGCGCTCGGCATCGGGCCGCGCGCGGCGGCGCTGGCCCGCGCGCAGCCCGAGCGCGCACAAGCGGTCGCGGTCGATCGCGAGCGGCTGACCGGGGCCGAGGCGATGGGAAAATTGTTCAAGGTGATGGCGATCACCGCCCCCGGCTGGCCAGTGCCCGAGGGGTTTGCGTGA